A part of Liolophura sinensis isolate JHLJ2023 chromosome 1, CUHK_Ljap_v2, whole genome shotgun sequence genomic DNA contains:
- the LOC135475926 gene encoding uncharacterized protein LOC135475926 isoform X1, whose amino-acid sequence MPVYPAQPAVVYPGMPGQPYVFYPLSAETPNIKHGRVDRSNTRMPRKKKKVVRFDAVQRYDKPVDTQRMKYSQLHPAYQSLYTNPGAGPRVSGSMSSLHGPRDDPFDENRNPILKRYKYIYPNKSSVRSFEPRSALSDIDGNSQSLVLGKSALEASEQVCGELLSTGVEMLVRELIRETTNELVDDYLDVKLTSHDPLEDFLTQLMNDGVESALQVVVKETLQDLTEDALIFSGSCDVIDDLVWAEIEHTVPDLIEEVTFELLLEGFIEDQVIESEVSQESKLVADEVLQELDNKIRRKELKEVSKYGQEKVIDSVCLDYLLALISRQGTIWSQSDFANRAMDSMMLSLIMEQYFHVQKDRSKTLDNVPLRRLHEKAVTGVALDVFLGQLAATLDEDMADVDEYEWGISLPQPSNQQVTNEHLSIISSSTQ is encoded by the exons ATGCCTGTGTACCCAGCGCAACCCGCAGTTGTCTACCCTGGCATGCCTGGCCAACCATATGTCTTCTACCCTTTATCAGCTGAAACACCCAACATAAAGCATGGACGTGTAGACAGAAGCAACACAAGAATgccgagaaaaaaaaagaaagtggtCAGATTTGACGCAGTGCAACGATATGATAAACCTGTAGACACTCAGCGTATGAAGTACAGCCAGCTTCATCCTGCCTATCAGAGCTTATACACTAACCCAGGTGCTGGTCCGCGTGTCTCAGGATCAATGTCTTCCTTACATGGGCCGAGGGATGACCCTTTTGATGAGAACAGAAACCCAATCCTGAAGAGATATAAG tatatTTATCCTAACAAATCTTCTGTACGGTCGTTTGAGCCAAGGTCAGCCTTGTCTGACATAGATGGCAATTCTCAGAGTCTG GTCTTGGGTAAATCTGCCCTTGAGGCCTCGGAGCAGGTATGTGGTGAACTATTGTCTACAGGTGTGGAGATGTTGGTCAGGGAGCTCATCAGAGAGACAACCAATGAGCTGGTCGATGA TTATCTGGATGTGAAGTTGACTTCTCATGACCCCTTGGAAGATTTCCTCACCCAGTTGATGAATGATGGAGTTGAGTCTGCTCTGCAGGTGGTCGTCAAGGAAACCCTTCAGGACCTCACTGAGGATGCTCTTATTTTCTCAGGGTCATGTGATGTTATTGATGACCTTGTCTGGGCAGAGATTGAGCACACTGTTCCAGATCTG ATAGAAGAAGTGACATTTGAACTGCTGTTGGAGGGGTTTATTGAAGATCAGGTCATTGAGTCAGAAGTCAGTCAGGAGAGTAAACTGGTTGCTGATGAAGTTCTACAGGAGCTGGATAATAAAATCAGACGCAAAGAACTGAAGGAG GTATCTAAGTATGGCCAGGAGAAGGTGATAGACTCGGTGTGTCTGGACTATTTACTGGCGTTGATCTCCAGACAGGGCACTATCTGGTCACAGTCAGACTTTGCCAACAGAGCCATGGATA GCATGATGCTCTCTCTTATAATGGAGCAGTATTTCCATGTTCAGAAAGATCGTTCCAAAACCCTGGACAATGTTCCTCTTCGACGGCTTCATGAGAAGGCAGTGACTGGCGTG GCCCTGGATGTGTTTCTAGGTCAACTTGCAGCCACTCTCGATGAAGACATGGCTGATGTTGATGAGTACGAGTGGGGAATTTCATTACCACAACCGTCAAATCAGCAAGTCACTAACGA GCATTTGTCCATCATCTCATCCAGCACACAATAA
- the LOC135475926 gene encoding uncharacterized protein LOC135475926 isoform X2 encodes MPVYPAQPAVVYPGMPGQPYVFYPLSAETPNIKHGRVDRSNTRMPRKKKKVVRFDAVQRYDKPVDTQRMKYSQLHPAYQSLYTNPGAGPRVSGSMSSLHGPRDDPFDENRNPILKRYKYIYPNKSSVRSFEPRSALSDIDGNSQSLVLGKSALEASEQVCGELLSTGVEMLVRELIRETTNELVDDYLDVKLTSHDPLEDFLTQLMNDGVESALQVVVKETLQDLTEDALIFSGSCDVIDDLVWAEIEHTVPDLIEEVTFELLLEGFIEDQVIESEVSQESKLVADEVLQELDNKIRRKELKEVSKYGQEKVIDSVCLDYLLALISRQGTIWSQSDFANRAMDSMMLSLIMEQYFHVQKDRSKTLDNVPLRRLHEKAVTGVALDVFLGQLAATLDEDMADVDEYEWGISLPQPSNQQVTNE; translated from the exons ATGCCTGTGTACCCAGCGCAACCCGCAGTTGTCTACCCTGGCATGCCTGGCCAACCATATGTCTTCTACCCTTTATCAGCTGAAACACCCAACATAAAGCATGGACGTGTAGACAGAAGCAACACAAGAATgccgagaaaaaaaaagaaagtggtCAGATTTGACGCAGTGCAACGATATGATAAACCTGTAGACACTCAGCGTATGAAGTACAGCCAGCTTCATCCTGCCTATCAGAGCTTATACACTAACCCAGGTGCTGGTCCGCGTGTCTCAGGATCAATGTCTTCCTTACATGGGCCGAGGGATGACCCTTTTGATGAGAACAGAAACCCAATCCTGAAGAGATATAAG tatatTTATCCTAACAAATCTTCTGTACGGTCGTTTGAGCCAAGGTCAGCCTTGTCTGACATAGATGGCAATTCTCAGAGTCTG GTCTTGGGTAAATCTGCCCTTGAGGCCTCGGAGCAGGTATGTGGTGAACTATTGTCTACAGGTGTGGAGATGTTGGTCAGGGAGCTCATCAGAGAGACAACCAATGAGCTGGTCGATGA TTATCTGGATGTGAAGTTGACTTCTCATGACCCCTTGGAAGATTTCCTCACCCAGTTGATGAATGATGGAGTTGAGTCTGCTCTGCAGGTGGTCGTCAAGGAAACCCTTCAGGACCTCACTGAGGATGCTCTTATTTTCTCAGGGTCATGTGATGTTATTGATGACCTTGTCTGGGCAGAGATTGAGCACACTGTTCCAGATCTG ATAGAAGAAGTGACATTTGAACTGCTGTTGGAGGGGTTTATTGAAGATCAGGTCATTGAGTCAGAAGTCAGTCAGGAGAGTAAACTGGTTGCTGATGAAGTTCTACAGGAGCTGGATAATAAAATCAGACGCAAAGAACTGAAGGAG GTATCTAAGTATGGCCAGGAGAAGGTGATAGACTCGGTGTGTCTGGACTATTTACTGGCGTTGATCTCCAGACAGGGCACTATCTGGTCACAGTCAGACTTTGCCAACAGAGCCATGGATA GCATGATGCTCTCTCTTATAATGGAGCAGTATTTCCATGTTCAGAAAGATCGTTCCAAAACCCTGGACAATGTTCCTCTTCGACGGCTTCATGAGAAGGCAGTGACTGGCGTG GCCCTGGATGTGTTTCTAGGTCAACTTGCAGCCACTCTCGATGAAGACATGGCTGATGTTGATGAGTACGAGTGGGGAATTTCATTACCACAACCGTCAAATCAGCAAGTCACTAACGAGTGA